DNA sequence from the Coturnix japonica isolate 7356 chromosome 3, Coturnix japonica 2.1, whole genome shotgun sequence genome:
TCACTTTACAAATGTGATGTGCAAATTTATGTAcaaccacattttttttttctcacagaactgaaaagttTATACCCTGAACACTTTCAAAGATACAAACATGTATAAAGTGCTAATATTTAAGCATGTTTTCAATGACTTCACAACAGAGTTTGAAGTTTATAACAGGCACTGTAATAATTCACTAAGTGGATTGTCACTTGGTGCAGtactacaaaaagaaaagtcactCAGACATCACTAGGGGACCGGGAGCGAAAGGACACTTTAGACTGAAAGCAGCCACAGAAGAGAACCCACATGGACCTCTGAATTTCTTGGTTTCTGTAGGCATAAATAATAGGATTGATCATAGAGTTGTAGGTAGCAGGTAGAAGCGTGGCGTAAGTGTACACGGAAGGGTAGTCGGGATCCCCAACCACACAGTAGATGGCAAAAGGTAGCCAGCTTGCTCCAAAAGTCCCAAGAATTATAGCAAGAGTAGACACTCCCTTTTTGGTAGCAACATAGTGTGATGCAGTCAGAAAATGTTGCTGGAGAGCTATCTGATGGGCATGTCTGCAAACTATTTTACAGATTTCAATGTAAAGATGGAGCATGAtgataaaaatgagaaagaaagaggcagaCAGCAGAGTCACATTGCTCTTGGTCAAGGGTCTGACAACGCTGCACGCAGCGCGGTCATGGAGGCAGTTCCAGCCCAGGACTGGTAGCAGCCCCAAGCAGAGGGAGACCCCCCAGGTGCACACCAGCATAGTGTGGATGCACAGCACCGTCCTCTCTGAGTAGTAGGTGAGAGCATTGTAGAGGGAGAGGTAACGGTCGACCGTGATGGCTAGCAGGCTACTCACAGAGGCGGCGAAGGAGGCAACGAGGAAGCCCACGGTGAGGAGGCTGACAGTCTCAGAACGGATcacatactgaaaaacaaagttgaGGATGAGACCTATCCCAGCCAGCAGGTCGGCAGTGGCCAGGCTTCCGATGAGCACAAACATGGGGGTGCGCAGGGTGGGCGAGTAGCAGATGATGGCCACCACGATGGCGTTCTCGCAGGCGATGGCAGTGCCGGAGACACACAGCATCACGTCCCAGGGGTTGATGGCTGTGGGCGCGGGGGGCCGCGACGCCAGCTCCAGCGAGGCGTTGCCGGCGCGGGCGGGCAGCCAGGGGACCGCTGCCGAGCTCTCGTTCAGGGCCGCCGTTGGCTCCATCGCCGCCGGTGCCGCCAGcgcagggcagcagcagtgagcgGAGGcgcggcggggcgcggggcgCGCATGCCGGGCGGGGCCGCCGCCCTGTCCGTGGTGCTGACCACCtctgtccgtggtgctgaagCGCTCTGTCCGCGGTGCTGAAGCGCTCTGTCCGCGGTGCCGCGCAGCTCCGCCCGTGCGCTGCTGCGCCGCCCGAAGTTTCCCCGCCGTCCCGGCCGCCGCCGATCCCCGCGCTCCCTCTCGCTGCGGCTTCGGCGGCGGCTTTGGCGGGAGCGGACGGCCGACGGGGCGGGCCGGGCAGCGAGGGGCTGACGTAAATGACGGCCCGCCGCCGGGGGCAGGGCGCTCGCCACCGGCCCGCCGCCGGCTCCTGAAGGGGCGGGGGCAACTGCTGCCGGGGGCGGGAGCGGCTCGGCGGGAGGCGGGGCGGGGTGGGGTGCGAGGGCCCGCCGTCGGGGGTGG
Encoded proteins:
- the GPR6 gene encoding G-protein coupled receptor 6 produces the protein MEPTAALNESSAAVPWLPARAGNASLELASRPPAPTAINPWDVMLCVSGTAIACENAIVVAIICYSPTLRTPMFVLIGSLATADLLAGIGLILNFVFQYVIRSETVSLLTVGFLVASFAASVSSLLAITVDRYLSLYNALTYYSERTVLCIHTMLVCTWGVSLCLGLLPVLGWNCLHDRAACSVVRPLTKSNVTLLSASFFLIFIIMLHLYIEICKIVCRHAHQIALQQHFLTASHYVATKKGVSTLAIILGTFGASWLPFAIYCVVGDPDYPSVYTYATLLPATYNSMINPIIYAYRNQEIQRSMWVLFCGCFQSKVSFRSRSPSDV